One window from the genome of Saccharomyces mikatae IFO 1815 strain IFO1815 genome assembly, chromosome: 6 encodes:
- the TIM21 gene encoding Tim21p (similar to Saccharomyces cerevisiae TIM21 (YGR033C); ancestral locus Anc_4.175): MNSNLSRSLLRLGYIKPLFPRSNAPNISPLIAHASLLRGTLLNKTRLYSNDAGTTSQKKAETAGNKRKPLWPQVKSASTFTFSGILVIGAVGISTIVIYLILSELFSPSGDTQLFNRAVSMVEKNKDIRSLLQCNDGITGKERLKAYGELITSDKWTRNRPIVSTKKFDKEGMTHHYMRFHIESKKKIALVHLEAKESKQNYQPDFISMYVDVPGEKRYYLIKPKLNPVSNSKGFLGISWGPRKG; the protein is encoded by the coding sequence ATGAACTCAAACTTGTCTAGGTCTTTACTCCGTTTAGGATATATAAAACCTTTGTTTCCACGATCTAATGCCCCCAACATCTCACCGTTAATAGCTCATGCATCGCTGCTTAGAGGAACACTATTGAATAAAACAAGGTTATACAGTAATGACGCCGGCACAACATCACAAAAGAAGGCTGAGACGGCTGGCAACAAGCGTAAACCATTGTGGCCTCAAGTAAAATCTGCTTCTACGTTTACCTTTTCAGGTATACTTGTCATTGGAGCTGTTGGTATATCTACCATTGTTATTTATCTAATTCTTTCCGAACTTTTCTCTCCTTCAGGTGACACACAACTTTTCAACAGAGCTGTTTCAATGGTagagaaaaacaaagataTAAGAAGTCTACTACAATGCAACGATGGCATTACGGGTAAGGAAAGATTGAAGGCGTACGGTGAACTCATAACGAGTGATAAATGGACAAGAAACAGGCCTATAGTGTCAACGAAgaaatttgataaagaaggCATGACACATCATTATATGAGATTCCACATCGaatccaagaaaaaaatagcatTGGTTCACTTGGAGGCTAAAGAATCGAAACAAAACTACCAACCTGATTTTATCAGTATGTATGTTGATGTTCCAGGAGAGAAGCGTTACTATCTGATCAAGCCAAAATTGAATCCAGTATCAAATTCGAAAGGCTTCTTAGGAATAAGTTGGGGGCCCAGGAAAGGCTGA
- the RME1 gene encoding Rme1p (similar to Saccharomyces cerevisiae RME1 (YGR044C); ancestral locus Anc_4.189), with amino-acid sequence MSLDHRQDNSMAKGSWERDILQEMLSLYRWYDVPQKTEENCVTPSEECFSLHSSNNCLPGSLESTATVTSENLEHDSKRNPPFETDTTFELQLDEIKDDARCTMPLVDLGFRDIINCKTQTEVNHALIRGNGEEKVDSQYILTLPQSSHVAQLYYNPNIFSTIAERQTKRGSYHCAHCSEKFATLLEFAAHLDDFNLERQYKCPIQQCPWKILGFQQATGLRRHCTSQHRGELNMEMEKSLNLKVEKYPGLNCPFPICQKTFKRKDAYKRHVAMVHNNADSRFNKRLKKILNNVSK; translated from the coding sequence ATGTCATTGGATCACAGGCAAGATAATTCCATGGCCAAGGGGTCCTGGGAGAGGGACATTCTCCAAGAAATGCTATCGCTTTATCGTTGGTACGACGTACCACAAAAAACGGAAGAGAACTGCGTCACTCCTTCAGAAGAGTGTTTTAGCCTTCATTCTTCCAACAACTGTTTGCCGGGATCATTGGAGTCCACTGCTACGGTTACTTCTGAAAACTTAGAGCATGATAGTAAGCGTAATCCACCTTTTGAGACAGACACGACATTTGAGCTACAGCTAGATGAGATAAAGGACGATGCGCGGTGTACTATGCCATTAGTTGACCTGGGGTTCAGAGACATCATAAATTGTAAAACTCAAACGGAAGTAAATCATGCGTTGATCAGGGGCAATGGGGAAGAGAAAGTTGATTCACAGTACATTCTAACCCTTCCACAATCCTCGCACGTGGCCCAGCTATATTACAACCCTAACATATTCAGTACAATTGCTGAAAGACAAACGAAAAGAGGAAGTTACCATTGTGCTCATTGTTCCGAAAAGTTTGCAACACTGCTTGAGTTCGCTGCGCATTTGGACGACTTCAATCTTGAAAGACAGTATAAATGCCCTATACAGCAATGCCCTTGGAAAATACTAGGTTTTCAACAAGCAACTGGTTTGAGGAGGCATTGTACGTCTCAACATAGAGGAGAGCTTAATATGGAGATGGAAAAGTCATTGAACCTGAAAGTCGAAAAGTATCCAGGATTGAATTGCCCATTTCCCATCTGTCAGAAGACATTCAAGCGCAAGGACGCCTATAAGAGGCATGTGGCCATGGTGCATAATAATGCTGATTCAAGGTTCAATAAGCgcttgaagaaaatcttgaacAATGTTTCCAAATAG
- the BUD9 gene encoding Bud9p (similar to Saccharomyces cerevisiae BUD9 (YGR041W) and BUD8 (YLR353W); ancestral locus Anc_4.186), with protein MTKITRNASSTTDNSTSTSGTTTTSCASLNRNNLQRFNQSRGRIRSDSLFIEGSDPSPPLQAESYNVYIDGSKYSEILKRDTNSSSPDSRQVFEDARTDNFYEKSHSVLENSILDLIRRDSATAASPIPPPCSNEKNRNSSNGSSAETNPHGHSSSGTISTSVLLNMSSTEKHIGMTRRECLESSSMKSFEKLRVRPSSSYYPPLEGTPPCQGPRNTVSKRKATSQVQDTYSPSYIPYGNGLIPCNEETIEVVKSRVPNDEISDAFDKAFIPHEFQIPKKAWNRPSANRFSKLQSPRNHSLLTDILKPVAAADSACNQGNPSIVLEDTVHPSALYDSFKESLQTGLQDQRQKKSNQLSLEKTCSPRVPLEIAKDSMRSQNLSYEKEHQNNAEGKQVPEVNTENNAIKQCQYVKIHEKTNQDRQLSFQMNTMPIQRIDSSSIRSYDSQLYGFSEVYSIPRVTLALCVCLLIPPLFFFFSVSGGSGISNYRLMRMIMNYEHRIGLLKGFEWDIDVHWFRTLCFVLGCIEISVIFASIGIGFGVGMTRE; from the coding sequence ATGACGAAAATCACTAGAAATGCTTCAAGTACAACAGATAATTCAACATCCACATCTGGGACTACGACGACGTCGTGCGCATCTTTAAATAGAAACAATCTGCAAAGATTCAACCAATCACGGGGAAGAATAAGATCCGACTCATTATTCATTGAAGGATCTGATCCATCTCCACCATTGCAAGCAGAGTCATATAACGTCTATATTGATGGCAGCAAGTATAGCGAAATACTCAAAAGAGATACAAATTCGAGTAGCCCAGATAGTAGACAGGTCTTCGAAGATGCTAGAACTGACAATTTCTATGAAAAATCACATAGTGTTCTAGAGAATTCAATTCTAGATTTGATACGACGAGATTCAGCAACGGCAGCATCTCCAATACCTCCGCCATGCTCgaatgaaaagaacagaaaTTCCTCAAACGGTTCGTCCGCTGAAACTAACCCACATGGACACAGTAGCAGCGGTACCATATCCACGTCAGTGCTGTTGAACATGAGTTCCACCGAAAAGCACATTGGGATGACCAGAAGAGAATGTTTGGAATCATCTTCAATGAAATCATTCGAAAAATTGAGGGTGAGGCCTTCCTCATCATATTATCCACCTCTTGAGGGAACTCCACCGTGTCAAGGACCAAGAAATACAGTTTCTAAACGCAAAGCTACAAGCCAAGTTCAGGATACATATTCACCTTCTTATATACCGTATGGTAACGGACTTATACCATGTAATGAAGAGACTATTGAGGTAGTAAAGAGTAGAGTTCCTAACGATGAAATAAGTGATGCTTTTGATAAAGCTTTTATTCCACATGAGTTTCAGATCCCTAAAAAGGCCTGGAATAGGCCCTCAGCGAATAGGTTTTCTAAACTCCAATCTCCGCGAAACCATTCCCTTCTGACTGACATACTAAAGCCTGTTGCGGCTGCTGACTCTGCTTGCAACCAGGGAAACCCTTCTATAGTATTAGAAGATACAGTACATCCAAGTGCACTGTATGATTCATTTAAAGAAAGTCTTCAAACTGGACTGCAAGACCAAAGacagaagaaaagcaaCCAACTCAGTTTAGAAAAAACTTGTAGTCCTCGGGTCCCACTTGAGATCGCAAAGGATTCCATGCGTAGTCAAAATTTGTCATATGAGAAAGAACATCAAAATAATGCAGAAGGCAAACAAGTTCCTGAGGTCAACACAGAAAACAACGCTATTAAGCAATGCCAATATGTAAAAATTCACGAGAAAACCAATCAAGATCGGCAACTAAGTTTTCAAATGAACACAATGCCTATTCAGAGGATAGACTCCTCCTCAATACGTTCATATGATTCACAACTGTATGGATTTTCTGAGGTTTATAGTATTCCAAGAGTTACACTAGCACTGTGCGTTTGCCTTTTGATTCCACctctgttctttttcttttcagttAGTGGTGGTAGTGGCATTTCAAATTATAGATTAATGAGAATGATTATGAATTACGAACATAGAATCGGTCTCCTCAAAGGATTTGAATGGGACATCGATGTACATTGGTTCAGAACATTGTGCTTTGTATTAGGATGCATAGAGATCTCAGTAATATTCGCTAGCATAGGAATAGGGTTTGGTGTAGGGATGACAAGAGAATAA
- the NQM1 gene encoding sedoheptulose-7-phosphate:D-glyceraldehyde-3-phosphate transaldolase NQM1 (similar to Saccharomyces cerevisiae NQM1 (YGR043C) and TAL1 (YLR354C); ancestral locus Anc_4.188), with translation MSEPSEKKQKVATSSLDQLKNAGTHVVADSGDFEAISKYEPQDSTTNPSLILAASKLEKYAKLIDAAVKYGRKHGKTDHEKIENSMDKILVEFGTQILKIVPGRISTEVDARLSFDKKATVKKALHIIKLYKDAGVPKERVLIKIASTWEGIQAARELEAKHGIHCNMTLLFSFTQAVACAEANVTLISPFVGRIMDFYKALSGENYTAETDPGVLSVKKIYSYYKRHGYATEVMAASFRNLDELKALAGIDDMTLPLNILEQLYESTDHIENKLNAETAKEEGVEKVSFINDESHFRYVLNEDQMATEKLSDGIRKFSADIEALYKLVEEKL, from the coding sequence aTGTCAGAGCCTTcagagaaaaaacaaaaagttgCTACTTCATCTTTGGACCAATTGAAGAATGCTGGGACCCATGTGGTGGCTGATTCTGGGGATTTTGAGGCCATTTCTAAGTATGAACCGCAGGATTCAACAACTAACCCTTCCCTTATATTGGCCGCGTCAAAGCTGGAGAAGTATGCGAAATTGATTGACGCTGCCGTCAAATATGGTAGGAAGCATGGTAAAACTGACCATGAGAAAATCGAAAATTCCATGGATAAAATTTTGGTGGAATTTGGTACTcagattttgaagatcGTTCCAGGAAGAATTTCCACTGAAGTGGACGCAAGACTGTCCTTTGACAAGAAGGCTACGGTCAAAAAAGCTCTCCACATTATCAAACTATATAAAGATGCAGGCGTACCTAAAGAAAGGGTCTTGATTAAGATAGCCTCCACTTGGGAGGGTATTCAGGCAGCTAGGGAGTTGGAAGCAAAACACGGTATCCACTGTAATATGACGTTGTTATTTTCCTTCACTCAAGCAGTGGCATGTGCGGAAGCAAATGTCACTTTGATCTCCCCATTTGTGGGAAGAATAATGGACTTTTACAAGGCCCTTTCCGGTGAAAACTACACAGCAGAAACTGATCCTGGTGTTCTTTctgttaaaaaaatatatagtTATTACAAGAGGCATGGTTATGCAACCGAGGTGATGGCGGCATCCTTTAGAAATTTAGATGAATTGAAAGCTTTAGCAGGTATCGATGATATGACTCTCCCACTAAATATTCTAGAGCAGTTATATGAATCAACAGACCATATTGAGAACAAATTGAATGCTGAGACTGCTAAGGAAGAAGGTGTCGAAAAAGTTTCATTTATCAACGACGAATCTCATTTCAGGTATGTTTTGAACGAAGATCAAATGGCGACAGAAAAATTATCTGACGGTATCAGAAAATTCTCTGCAGATATTGAAGCACTATATAAAttggttgaagaaaagttgtAA
- the SMKI06G0830 gene encoding uncharacterized protein (similar to Saccharomyces cerevisiae YGR035C and YLR346C; ancestral locus Anc_4.178), whose amino-acid sequence MLLTPAKITRMGSSATSSDGNSKNSNSLMRTIVSSLMVKPITSLTNTVANSRSSRRNSSPNKITRYDLIKAAAENDSKRSKSQGRDKPRRNSNGKDNEEILVANTASDIQRARSSI is encoded by the coding sequence ATGCTACTCACACCAGCCAAGATTACCAGAATGGGAAGCTCAGCAACTTCTAGTGACGGAAATAGTAAAAATAGTAACTCTCTCATGCGCACCATAGTTTCTTCCCTTATGGTTAAGCCAATAACATCTCTCACCAATACTGTTGCAAACAGTAGAAGTTCTCGTCGGAATAGTTCTCCGAATAAAATTACGAGGTATGATTTGATCAAAGCTGCTGCTGAGAATGACTCCAAAAGAAGCAAAAGCCAGGGACGGGACAAACCCAGAAGAAACTCTAACGGtaaagataatgaagaaatccTTGTGGCTAATACTGCTTCAGATATCCAACGGGCTAGAAGTAGTATATAG
- the RPL26B gene encoding 60S ribosomal protein uL24 (similar to Saccharomyces cerevisiae RPL26B (YGR034W) and RPL26A (YLR344W); ancestral locus Anc_4.176), which yields MAKQSLDVSSDRRKARKAYFTAPSSERRVLLSAPLSKELRAQYGIKALPIRRDDEVLVVRGSKKGQEGKISSVYRLKFAVQVDKVTKEKVNGASVPINLHPSKLVITKLHLDKDRKALIQRKGGKLE from the exons ATGGCTAAGCAATCTCTAG ACGTTTCATCTGACAGAAGAAAGGCCAGAAAGGCTTATTTCACTGCCCCATCCTCCGAACGTCGTGTTTTGTTATCTGCTCCATTATCTAAGGAACTGAGAGCTCAATACGGTATCAAGGCTTTGCCAATCAGAAGAGATGATGAAGTCTTGGTTGTCCGTGGTTCCAAAAAGGGTCAAGAAGGTAAGATTTCATCTGTTTACAGATTGAAATTTGCTGTTCAAGTTGACAAGGTCACCAAGGAAAAGGTCAACGGTGCTTCCGTTCCAATTAACTTGCACCCATCCAAGCTtgttatcaccaaattgCACTTGGACAAGGACAGAAAGGCTTTGATCCAAAGAAAGGGTGGTAAATTGGAATAA
- the KSS1 gene encoding mitogen-activated serine/threonine-protein kinase KSS1 (similar to Saccharomyces cerevisiae KSS1 (YGR040W); ancestral locus Anc_4.184) — MARTITFDIPSQYKLVDLIGEGAYGTVCSAIHKPSGIKVAIKKIQPFSKKLFVTRTIREIKLLRYFHEHENIISILDKVRPVSIDKLNAVYLVEELMETDLQKVINNQNSGSSTLSDDHVQYFTYQILRALKSIHSAQVIHRDIKPSNLLLNSNCDLKVCDFGLARCLASSSDSRETLVGFMTEYVATRWYRAPEIMLTFQEYTTAMDIWSCGCILAEMISGKPLFPGRDYHHQLWLILEVLGTPSFEDFNQIKSKRAKEYIANLPMRPPLPWETVCSKTGLNPDMIDLLNKMLQFNPDKRISAAEALRHPYLAMYHDPSDEPEYPPLNLDDEFWKLDNKIMRPGEEEEVPIEVLKDMLYDELMKTME; from the coding sequence atgGCCAGAACAATAACTTTTGATATTCCCTCTCAGTATAAACTTGTAGATTTGATAGGTGAGGGTGCGTACGGAACAGTGTGCTCAGCTATTCATAAGCCTTCCGGCATAAAGGTCGCcatcaagaaaattcaaCCATTTAGcaaaaaattgtttgtaACAAGAACTATACGTGAGATCAAACTTTTACGTTATTTCCATGAACACgaaaatataataagtATATTGGATAAAGTAAGACCAGTATCTATAGACAAACTAAACGCTGTCTATTTGGTCGAAGAGTTAATGGAAACTGACTTACAAAAAGTTATTAATAACCAAAATAGCGGTTCCTCTACTTTAAGTGATGACCATGTTCAATACTTCACATACCAAATCCTAAGGGCTTTAAAGTCTATCCATAGCGCACAGGTTATCCACAGAGATATCAAACCATCAAACCTATTACTAAACTCTAATTGTGATCTCAAAGTTTGCGATTTTGGGTTGGCTAGGTGCTTAGCTAGTAGCAGTGATTCAAGAGAAACCTTGGTAGGATTTATGACGGAGTATGTGGCAACTCGATGGTACAGGGCACCCGAAATAATGTTAACATTCCAAGAATACACGACCGCAATGGATATCTGGTCATGCGGATGCATTTTGGCTGAAATGATTTCTGGGAAACCGTTATTCCCAGGAAGAGactatcaccatcaatTATGGCTGATTCTGGAAGTCCTGGGAACTCCGTCTTTTGAAGACTTTAACCAAATAAAATCCAAGAGAGCTAAAGAGTATATAGCAAATTTACCGATGAGGCCACCTTTGCCATGGGAGACTGTATGTTCGAAGACGGGTTTAAATCCCGATATGATAGATCTGCTAAACAAAATGCTCCAATTCAACCCTGACAAAAGAATAAGTGCAGCAGAAGCTTTGAGACATCCTTACTTGGCAATGTACCATGATCCAAGCGACGAACCGGAATATCCTCCACTTAATTTGGACGACGAATTCTGGAAACTGGATAACAAGATAATGCGTCCAGGagaggaggaagaagtACCCATAGAAGTACTTAAAGACATGCTTTACGATGAACTGATGAAGACCATGGAATAA
- the ORM1 gene encoding sphingolipid homeostasis protein ORM1 (similar to Saccharomyces cerevisiae ORM1 (YGR038W) and ORM2 (YLR350W); ancestral locus Anc_4.182), whose amino-acid sequence MTELDYRGVGQAASTSYGRDQPDLKPFPSAGSTSSSIRTTEPVKDHRRRRSSSIISHVEPETFEDENDQQLLPNMNATWVDQRGAWIIHVVIIILLKLFYNLFPGVTAEWSWTLTNMTYVIGSYVMFHLIKGTPFDFNGGAYDNLTMWEQIDDETLYTPSRKFLIIVPIVLFLVSTHYAHYGLKLFSWNCFLTTFGAIVPKLPVTHRLRISIPGITGRAQIS is encoded by the coding sequence ATGACGGAACTAGATTATCGAGGTGTTGGTCAGGCGGCCTCCACCTCTTATGGTCGAGATCAACCGGACTTAAAGCCGTTCCCCTCTGCGGGCAGTAcctcttcatcaattaGAACGACAGAACCTGTGAAAGATCATAGGAGAAGACGCTCTTCCAGTATAATTTCACATGTGGAACCAGAGAcctttgaagatgaaaatgaccAGCAACTTCTACCGAATATGAATGCTACGTGGGTAGACCAACGTGGGGCTTGGATTATTCATGTAGTCATTATCATACTGCTGAAGCTATTCTATAATTTGTTTCCTGGTGTTACCGCGGAATGGTCGTGGACTTTGACCAATATGACTTATGTTATTGGATCCTATGTTATGTTTCACCTAATTAAAGGTACTCCCTTTGATTTTAACGGCGGTGCTTATGACAATTTGACAATGTGGGAGCAAATTGATGACGAGACTTTATATACTCCTTCgaggaaatttttgatcatTGTTCCGATTGTGCTATTCTTAGTCAGTACTCATTATGCTCATTATGGTTTGAAGTTATTTTCATGGAATTGTTTTTTGACAACCTTTGGTGCTATTGTTCCGAAGTTACCTGTCACTCATAGATTGAGAATTTCCATCCCTGGTATCACAGGTCGTGCACAAATCAGTTGA
- the SMKI06G0840 gene encoding uncharacterized protein (similar to Saccharomyces cerevisiae YGR035W-A), with the protein MNLRRQPSIISAVGDTHFSSFIYRDLYLQCHRPLGLLSSYTFLPLKEIILAGNCDKPLLHVILRDI; encoded by the coding sequence ATGAATCTGCGCCGTCAACCAAGTATTATCTCCGCAGTTGGTGATACCcacttttcttcatttatTTATCGTGACCTTTATTTGCAATGTCATAGACCTTTAGGATTGCTGTCATCATATACATTTCTTCCTTTGAAGGAAATAATCTTGGCTGGCAATTGCGACAAACCACTCTTGCACGTGATTTTAAGAGATATATAG
- the MTE1 gene encoding Mte1p (similar to Saccharomyces cerevisiae YGR042W; ancestral locus Anc_4.187): MLSRIVEYECQYTDQLYKKRKIWHDGRLKYYQINNRFMLYTEKDNIVLASEFKTNSKELKAILSPEGFDIEEHRIFSQFLVIISGVIEEYNRDIQVAASHVKTDSPSLLVQKHRSVSSENMPSLNHISTTRDVPLKTKVIASKLEQKEDTGAKGGFNSNKLVLKVNKPFKKPKRILSTDVVNELNRPSIRRQRVQKATPQLNVGSTDTKVRSVAEIVTGNDNTASCEFGSTTEASKDKDDPEEKRDTTKVTKSHTGRVGRIRKIVHEPLRI, from the coding sequence ATGCTATCGCGCATCGTTGAGTATGAATGCCAATATACTGATCAACTATACAAAAAACGTAAAATTTGGCATGATGGCAGGCTAAAATATTATCAGATAAACAACAGGTTCATGTTATATACGGAAAAGGATAACATTGTGTTAGCTAGTGAGTTCAAgacaaattcaaaagagcTGAAGGCAATTTTAAGCCCGGAAGgatttgatattgaagaacatAGAATTTTTAGTCAGTTTTTGGTGATTATTTCAGGTGTTATTGAAGAGTATAATAGAGATATCCAAGTAGCAGCATCGCACGTTAAGACTGATTCTCCTAGTCTTCTGGTGCAAAAACATCGTTCTGTTTCCTCCGAGAATATGCCTAGTTTGAACCATATTTCAACCACAAGAGATGTTCCCTTGAAGACGAAGGTCATAGCTTCTAAACTTGAACAGAAGGAGGATACTGGCGCCAAAGGAGGATTCAACAGTAACAAGCTTGTCTTAAAGGTTAATAAGCCTTTCAAGAAACCTAAGAGAATATTAAGCACTGATGTGGTAAATGAATTAAATAGACCGAGTATAAGACGCCAAAGGGTTCAAAAAGCAACACCACAACTGAACGTGGGAAGCACTGACACTAAGGTACGTTCAGTCGCAGAAATCGTAACAGGTAATGATAATACTGCATCATGTGAATTTGGGTCAACTACAGAAGCATCCAAGGATAAAGATGATCCCGAGGAAAAGAGAGATACGACAAAAGTGACTAAAAGCCATACCGGAAGGGTCGGTAGGATACGAAAAATCGTTCATGAGCCCCTCAGAATTTGA
- the CAX4 gene encoding dolichyldiphosphatase (similar to Saccharomyces cerevisiae CAX4 (YGR036C); ancestral locus Anc_4.179) encodes MNNTAAAINPNPNVIPFDDTYILYDSDDFLSFLSAYFSLMPILVLSFYLSWFIITRELEACIVAFGQLTNEIFNNVIKNIIKQPRPVSFGVSFQNDTIRSGYGMPSAHSQFMGFCFTYNSLKIYTSWRNLNVYEKCIFFSGLALLSFCVCFSRVYLHYHNLDQVIVGFSVGALTGALYFVILGIIRELGLINWFLKLRIAKLFYMTDSYNLAPVTLKERYEVYWKKLNQQPFNIKSKTE; translated from the coding sequence ATGAACAACACCGCTGCCGCTATAAATCCTAATCCAAACGTCATACCGTTCGATGACACATACATCCTTTATGACTCCGATGactttttatcatttctGAGCGCATATTTCTCGCTGATGCCTATCCTAGTATTGTCTTTTTATTTGTCGTGGTTTATCATCACAAGAGAATTAGAAGCCTGCATTGTGGCCTTCGGCCAGCTAACAAACGAAATTTTTAACAACGTGATcaagaatataataaaacaaCCACGTCCTGTATCGTTCGGAGTATCATTCCAAAATGACACTATAAGATCTGGTTATGGAATGCCCAGCGCACATTCCCAATTCATGGGATTTTGCTTTACTTACAACtccttgaaaatatatacttCATGGAGAAATCTTAACGTTTACGAAaaatgcatttttttcagtggACTGGCCTTATTGTCGTTCTGTGTTTGCTTTTCCAGAGTTTACCTTCACTACCACAACCTGGACCAAGTAATCGTCGGATTCAGTGTGGGAGCACTAACTGGCGCACTTTATTTTGTTATACTTGGCATCATAAGAGAACTGGGCTTAATTAATTGGTTTCTGAAACTACGCATTGCCAAGTTATTTTACATGACAGATTCCTATAACCTGGCACCCGTGACGCTGAAAGAGAGGTATGAAGTATACTGGAAAAAGTTAAATCAGCAAcctttcaatatcaaatcCAAAACAGAGTAG
- the ACB1 gene encoding long-chain fatty acid transporter ACB1 (similar to Saccharomyces cerevisiae ACB1 (YGR037C); ancestral locus Anc_4.181) has product MVSQLFEEKAKAVNELPTKPSTDELLELYALYKQATVGDNDKEKPGIFNMKDRYKWEAWENLKGKSQEDAEKEYIALVDQLIAKYSS; this is encoded by the coding sequence ATGGTTTCACAATTATTCGAAGAAAAGGCCAAGGCCGTCAATGAGCTCCCAACAAAGCCCTCCACCGATgaattattagaattatATGCTCTGTACAAGCAAGCTACTGTGGGTGATAACGACAAGGAAAAGCCAGGCATTTTCAATATGAAAGACCGTTACAAGTGGGAAGCTTGGGAAAACTTGAAAGGTAAATCTCAGGAGGATGCCGAAAAGGAATACATTGCCCTTGTTGATCAATTGATTGCCAAGTACTCTTCTTAG